In a genomic window of Chrysemys picta bellii isolate R12L10 chromosome 1, ASM1138683v2, whole genome shotgun sequence:
- the NCF4 gene encoding neutrophil cytosol factor 4 isoform X2 has translation MSLPRQLRDKSDFDQLPNEVPVSANIADAQEKSGFTSYYVFVIEVKTKGGGRYLIFRRYRQFYALHSKLEERYGAENKSNTFAFTLPVLPGKVYVGAKKEIAESRIPILNIYMKKLLCLPSWVLMDEDLRLFFYQSEFDCEQVPKGLRRLRPRTRRIKSIMHQEPGFDRMAAPRAEALFDFLGTSTLELNFKKGDLIYLLSRINKDWLEGTVHNATGIFPCAFVKIIQDLPPEEGTINWLRCYYQDDTVSIIRDISVEEDLSSTPLFKDLMSLMRREFDRDDIVLNYRDSEGDLIRLVSDQDVELMVSQGRRRPSEKHFFPWKLHITHQDDLSVYNTSPAGGTSQALAIKGQ, from the exons TGACTTTGACCAGCTTCCAAATGAGGTGCCTGTCTCCGCTAACATTGCAGATGCCCAAGAGAAGAGCGGCTTCACCAGTTACTAT GTGTTTGTCATTGAGGTGAAGACAAAAGGAGGTGGCAGATACTTGATCTTCCGCCGCTACCGCCAGTTCTACGCCCTGCATAGCAAGCTAGAGGAGAGATATGGGGCAGAGAATAAAAGCAACACCTTTGCCTTCACCCTCCCCGTGTTGCCAG GAAAGGTTTATGTTGGTGCGAAAAAGGAGATTGCAGAGAGCCGGATTCCTATCCTCAATATTTACATGAAG AAGCTGCTCTGCCTGCCCAGCTGGGTGCTGATGGATGAAGACCTGCGACTGTTTTTCTACCAGTCGGAGTTTGACTGCGAGCAGGTGCCGAAGGGGCTGCGGCGGCTTCGCCCACGCACTCGCCGAAT caaaaGCATTATGCACCAGGAGCCTGGTTTTGACCGCATGGCAGCCCCGCGGGCTGAG GCACTGTTTGACTTTCTTGGAACCAGTACACTGGAGTTGAACTTCAAGAAGGGAGACTTGATCTATCTACTCAGCAGGATCAACAAAGATTGGCTAGAG GGAACCGTCCACAATGCCACTGGAATCTTCCCATGTGCTTTTGTGAAGATCATTCAAGACTTACCCCCGGAGGAGGGCACTATCAATTGGCTGCGCTGCTATTACCAAGATGACACTGTCAGCATCATCAG GGACATATCAGTGGAAGAGGACCTGAGCAGCACCCCATTGTTCAAGGACCTCATGTCATTAATGAG GAGAGAGTTTGACCGTGATGACATTGTTCTGAATTACCGGGACTCTGAGGGTGACCTGATCCGTCTGGTCTCTGACCAGGATGTTGAACTCATGGTGTCTCAGGGCAGGAGACGGCCCTCCGAGAAGCATTTTTTCCCCTGGAAGTTGCACATCACCCACCAAGATGACCTCAGTGTCTACAACAccagcccagcaggaggcactaGTCAGGCACTAGCAATAAAAGGACAGTGA
- the NCF4 gene encoding neutrophil cytosol factor 4 isoform X1, which produces MCPGTMLSASKSALTQTLCDFDQLPNEVPVSANIADAQEKSGFTSYYVFVIEVKTKGGGRYLIFRRYRQFYALHSKLEERYGAENKSNTFAFTLPVLPGKVYVGAKKEIAESRIPILNIYMKKLLCLPSWVLMDEDLRLFFYQSEFDCEQVPKGLRRLRPRTRRIKSIMHQEPGFDRMAAPRAEALFDFLGTSTLELNFKKGDLIYLLSRINKDWLEGTVHNATGIFPCAFVKIIQDLPPEEGTINWLRCYYQDDTVSIIRDISVEEDLSSTPLFKDLMSLMRREFDRDDIVLNYRDSEGDLIRLVSDQDVELMVSQGRRRPSEKHFFPWKLHITHQDDLSVYNTSPAGGTSQALAIKGQ; this is translated from the exons ATGTGCCCCGGGACAATGTTATCTGCCAGCAAAAGTGCGCTAACCCAGACCCTTTG TGACTTTGACCAGCTTCCAAATGAGGTGCCTGTCTCCGCTAACATTGCAGATGCCCAAGAGAAGAGCGGCTTCACCAGTTACTAT GTGTTTGTCATTGAGGTGAAGACAAAAGGAGGTGGCAGATACTTGATCTTCCGCCGCTACCGCCAGTTCTACGCCCTGCATAGCAAGCTAGAGGAGAGATATGGGGCAGAGAATAAAAGCAACACCTTTGCCTTCACCCTCCCCGTGTTGCCAG GAAAGGTTTATGTTGGTGCGAAAAAGGAGATTGCAGAGAGCCGGATTCCTATCCTCAATATTTACATGAAG AAGCTGCTCTGCCTGCCCAGCTGGGTGCTGATGGATGAAGACCTGCGACTGTTTTTCTACCAGTCGGAGTTTGACTGCGAGCAGGTGCCGAAGGGGCTGCGGCGGCTTCGCCCACGCACTCGCCGAAT caaaaGCATTATGCACCAGGAGCCTGGTTTTGACCGCATGGCAGCCCCGCGGGCTGAG GCACTGTTTGACTTTCTTGGAACCAGTACACTGGAGTTGAACTTCAAGAAGGGAGACTTGATCTATCTACTCAGCAGGATCAACAAAGATTGGCTAGAG GGAACCGTCCACAATGCCACTGGAATCTTCCCATGTGCTTTTGTGAAGATCATTCAAGACTTACCCCCGGAGGAGGGCACTATCAATTGGCTGCGCTGCTATTACCAAGATGACACTGTCAGCATCATCAG GGACATATCAGTGGAAGAGGACCTGAGCAGCACCCCATTGTTCAAGGACCTCATGTCATTAATGAG GAGAGAGTTTGACCGTGATGACATTGTTCTGAATTACCGGGACTCTGAGGGTGACCTGATCCGTCTGGTCTCTGACCAGGATGTTGAACTCATGGTGTCTCAGGGCAGGAGACGGCCCTCCGAGAAGCATTTTTTCCCCTGGAAGTTGCACATCACCCACCAAGATGACCTCAGTGTCTACAACAccagcccagcaggaggcactaGTCAGGCACTAGCAATAAAAGGACAGTGA